ACCAATAAATTACTAAAGCTTGCAGTACAGAAATGCCAAATGTGTTGATTATTAAGTAGTTGCATTGTCATTTATATCAATAAATTTTTTGCCTCTACTTCGCACTCTTAACCGAACCTCGACAAGAGAAGAACCCCAACCGACCACTAGGACTCACTTTTGCGGTGACAACCATTTGAATGTGCCTTCCCAGACGCGAACACATGTACATTTCATATCTGATTATGTTGTGTTCAAGAAGGAGGCGGAAAATGAATGGTGTCAGTGTTCCCACAGTCCAATGAGCAACAGTGAGCCATGCGTGGTTAGCGTGATGACGACCTTGCTGTTTGCTTGATTTCTTGACCTTCATTTCAGGCTACGTGCACAGGGTCCACACATCAGGCAAGATTGCAGATACGGTTGTCTGCGGGAACTTACACTTGTTTTTCAGCTAGAAGACGCATTTAGCcatattacttttattcatttgaatgcATGATCAAGCTAGTACTGCCACTACGAGGAGTCAGAGCCCAGTAGTGTTGTTGGGCAAGACTTGAAATTGATCTCATTTCTCATTCTTCCCAATTGCAAAAATCACACAATTCTTGGTGCTTTctacatatacatgtatatttgaGTGCGTTATTCAATTTAAactattctttaaaaaaatgctgtgccatacacacacagagacactacAACAGGGGCCATTAAGGGGCCACAATTGACACAGAGGGGCCAGTTATATGTCGGACATCCATGCACAATTGCTCATTCAGTAAGGTCAAGattttaagtcattccttgttaaCTGTTGGCTTTATGAATTTGAGCAGAgacacacatcattgaatatactctaaaattgttccttgttcaagcacattgtggaCTTCGAGGTacacttaaaaaataattattttggacaaattgttatttattttacgtttttttgttgtttgttttttgggggcaCTTGAGGTTCAGATTTCAGCTGCACCCCTGGGCCTGTCGTTAAAATGACTATTATTCACTATTTATAGTTAAAATTGACTATAGAAATATTTTCACACCTAAAGGGTATTTTAATAAGAGTATTAACACAATATCCACACTGTCCTTTCATGAGTTCAGTGGGTTGAAGgagagaaatatgaaatgtaATTGCTATCTTTGAAGTGTATTGTTAATATATATTCATGATTtgttattcatttgtttaattcttcataatcaattaaaaaacctttaaataaacaatcTACATGACCAAAACAAAGATTTGCTTCCACATTTCCCAACCAATACCTAAAGTTTaagtacaaaataaatgatgaacTCCACATTTTCAGtggtgattttaaaaaaaagaacacactcCTCCACTTGAAaggttttttcccctccctgcTCAGATCCTGTCACATCCTACACGTATAGCGGATGCAGTGGATGTAAATAAGTTTCAGAAACTTTAACTTAAAACGCGAGAGGTGGGTGTTTCGCCTTTAAGAGTTAAGAAACTTGAAACCTTGTTTGCGCAACAATCAGTGCAGCTCACAGCCGCCAAAGTGTCTAGACTAGCACATGATGGTAGTCAGCCAATGGCTCCACCGCTCTCCTCGGGGGccccgcgtgtgtgtgtatgtgtgtgtgcgagtgtgtgtgtacgtgcgtgtgcatgcgtgtgtgtgaggaagagtgggggaaaaaaagaaaaagagagaaacggAGAAAGAAAGGATCCGTGCTGCAGTTTGCTTTAGATctgagtggagcagcaggagcgaGACTCGGCCCCGGATTGATCCTCCTCGTGTAGTTTCAGCTCGCATGGATATTTTGTTGGGATTGtttcagaaagaagaagaagaggtgcACAGACCTCTGAAGGATCCGGACTTCTAGTGCATTTTCCAGGGATTAAACCTCCTCGAAGTACCTCATGCGCTGCGTGCCGGTTAGAAAGTAGATCCTGGGGCTGTTAAAAGTCCTGAACTGTTCGAGTTGGTCTCACGGTGAAGGCTGCTGCTTCTGGATCATGCTTCTAAGTGTGTTATGTTATCTTATTGTGTACTTTGCTTTTTTCATTCGTGCGTAACAGAGGTTTAACGAGTCCATTCCACTGCGGTCCTGGATTATAAAATCACACTTTTCAGCCGATTTGGGTGTAATCGGATTAATCGGCTAAATGAATGCATTGTGATCGGAATGTTGCGGTGCATTTATTGCGCGGTTGTGTTGTTGTAGATGCAACAAAACAGCCTTGAGTCTAATGTTGCGGCTTTGCCAGCACTGCTCGTCGCTCGGCTGTGCATGCACTGCACGGCGCTCCGCACACATTAATGTTTTGCAACGACCGTCTAAGTGTCTGTAATATCCGGATATCTgtagaataataatattaataaaaagaccacaTCTAGATTTTCAAGTTGTCGTATGTTCAGGACGAAACGCTCAGGTCTTGTGCGGCGACTCTGGAGAAGCCGTTTGATCCCAGATAGAGAAGGGGAAGATGGAAATGGCCAAACTGGTGAGGGCTGCAGGGACGATCTGTTCGGCAACAACCCGGAGAAGATTCCCAAAACGGAGCTCAGACCGATGACCCCGAGCGGGTCTCACGCAGGGGACACGGGGGGTGTGTGCACTCGGAGCCCCGCGGAGAGCAGAGGCTCGGGGGTCACGTCGGACCAAGATGGGGGCGCGGTGTGCGTCCAGGAGCAAGGGAGCCCCCGATCCGTGCAGGACAGCGAGTGCAGGACAGTGACGTGCTGCTTGTTTAAAGACCGGGACCACTCCGAGCTCAGGGGTCCGGAGACGGCTCAGGGTACCGCGGATCCGGGGTCGTGTCACTTCGCGCTGAGGAGCCTCGCACCTCGGAATAGCGGCGCTCCTGAGGCGCAGGAGGCGATGCCGCGCACGGTGTTGGATCAAGAACTGAAGTCAGCCACATACTCTCTTCTGAAGCGGCTAAAGGAGAGGGCGCTGGATACCTTGCTGGAGGCGGTGGAGTCCAGGGGAGGGATGCCGAGCGACTGTGTTATGATAGCCCGGACAGAGCTGAGGTTGGGCGGCCATGTGGCATCCCCACAGCTGCTCGTGTGTAAACTGTACCGCTGGTCCGACCTCCAGCACTCGGCCCAGCTCAAACCGCTCTGTGAGTGTAAGAGTTTTGGGGCCTTGGACAGTCCGACAGTTTGCTGCAACCCCTTTCACTACAGCCGGCTCTGTGGGCCAGGTAAGAGCatcagccaacacacacactgtctgcatgCAGCACCCAGCTCCATGCTGTTTCCATAGTCCCAACAACAGACAACTGGAAGGCCTCTGGGTATATGATGTTTTGCTCCAGGTTTCCTCTTACTTTCTTTGCAGTGTTCATTTAGGACACATTTATTCTAAAATGCTCATGTTCTAGAAACGCACAAGTAAATCCTACAGATGCAGTTTTACATCAGGCCAATTAGGTCCATTTGCATTTCAGATATTTCCAAATTATCACACCCGAGATGTTAcaaagaaaactcaaaaggtcaTATTAATCACTCCATGGCAGAAATGAACTTTTCaagatgtaaaaatgtatatatattcagGCAGTCTTCTCCTATGCTGTTTTATAAGCTATTGTTTGGCTTACTTTTACACCCCTAGATAGAGAATGGCTGGTCATTTGATTAGATAGTTAATGATTAAGGTTATCCTTATGGCAAGGTAATAATAATATCACTCTGAGCCAAGGTTGACATAATAACCATGAGACAGTCAGTTGGGTATTATTCTGATGCTGTCTGGAGTATTCGTGTTCGGTATATTTGAgagtgaaaaaaatctaaatgcagGTAAGACGATAAgttctctttttaaattaacCTGCTTGGTTAGTTGCATTCGAATAGTATCAGTCACACTGCCCTGTGACGACTGGACCCTTCATATAAGGAGTGTTGGTTTTGTCTTGTCTTTACAGCTCCTCTGTTTGAATCTTCAATGAATTCCTTGATAACACACAGTACATGACGTCTATATGTGAATATGTCTTTGAGTGTGATTGTCAATACAGCTGTTCTTACCTCTCCTTCCTGAAGGGTAATTGCCAGGTAGGCCAATACCATCAACAGGGTATGACATGTATACTACTTGAATGTatagacacacactgagattcGGTGCCGTATGTGTCAGTGTAGTTGGTGGTGTGGTGAAAGAGCAGAGCTTTGTTTTCCACCATCAATGAGCTTTCTATGGCAGAACCTTCCTGACCTATATTAAACAGATTAAATTTTGGCAGGGGACAGGCCTGCGATTTGGCACACCTTAAACACTGGGCCACTCGACCCCACTGACCTGATGACAACGCATGGTATCATGTGTAAAGACGCAAGCGTCAGTATTTCTGCTTTCTCACTGGCACGGGAGGAGGATTTTCCATAACATTCCTGTTTTCTAGGGCCAGCTGGCAGCGACACGCTCTTAAAAGTCAGAAGTCCAGCAATATCAGAATCTGGAGCATGCAAATGTGGGGAGTATGTTGTGCACAGTACAAATTTATCGGATGGGATTATAAAGAGCTCCAAGGTTGTGCGGTGTTTGCTGCGTTAGATAGACGGAGGGTTTGGTTAGTGCCCCTACTGATGTGTATGTCAGGcgatgctgtgtgtgtttctttccacTGAAACTAGCAAGATGAATTataaggagagggagagaagcacaTACCCCATATTGGGACTAAGGCTTGTAGTACACATAGCTCACATGCGCTCATGCGTGGCCCAATAGAGCTGGTATTTCTTTCATGCTATTCAAGAAGGGGGGCTGTGAATCAAGACCTTAACCACTGTTTTTTTACGTTGTTTGCACAAGGGAAAGTAAGTATGGAATTGTAAAAGAATAACACTCATTTCATGAGACAGATTTTAATTGTAAAACCTTTTAACTCTTAGTGAAACAAAGTCAAGCCTCTCctaaaaacaagacattttcaaCTGTAATTAAATCTActtgtttggttttttaattatttgaaagTGAACCACAGGCATCAGTTTCATATAAAAAAGAATTAAACAGTTTACAATGTGAGGCAGAAAGCTTGGATTAAAGCGAACAAaaactttttccttttatttagcCAGGCATTATACTTTTCAAATGAGATCAGTTTCAAGTTGCGCTTTAAAAGCCCTTTTGTCCTAAGAAGGTCCCCTCATGCTATTTAGGTGAAGGAGTGGTGATAATATACAGTTTGCATACTACTGGCGCCAGACTGACTAGCTGTGTATCTGAGTGACTGAGTTCAGATCCTGGCAATTACTGCCGCCACTCTTAAAGGACCCGCTGCTATTATGCTTTTCTCCTTCCCCTTTTCCCTGTAGGCGAGGTCACAGTGTGCTCgcaaagtttttctttcttgtgcaAGTTATTCTCTTCATTTCGCCTGTTTTTTATGAGATAAAGTCAAAGGCTTTTAAACACAGTGAAGTTAAAAAGCAGAGACTGACTCAGATTTACTAAACTACTAACTAAAAGTTGTGGTTAGTGCGTGGTCGTAGTAATCACTGCTTCGGTTAAATAATATGAGATTAAATAACAGCAGCAGACGTGCACTTCTGTGTCGGCTTTATTAGCTTTTTTAACTAGATTCTGAACAAAATGATCTGGTGCAGACAAGGCTATAAGAGTTAAGATGTGTCCTGCTGTCGACTCTGAAATGGATCTGTTGTGAGTTGAAGATCCTATTGTGGCTGGTTCTGTTGGCATTTGTCAAAGACTTCTGACAATAACTTCACACAAGATATCAAGACAATACTCGGTTATGTTTGTATTACTGCAGTATGAATCACAAGTACAATGTGGAGTTGACGGTACAATAGCAGGAATGAATGTCTACGTTTATCAAAGTTATCTCAAAGTTAATCAGCCGCTGAATATTTTTACCAGAGACTGAGGATTTCACCGCATAAACATATGTCGGATCGCTCCTCTTAGACTTTCAAACACTTCAacttttagtgtgtgtgtttgtgcttgcgtgtgtgtgtcttgatgTATATCAGGGCGTGAGTTTAACCTGACTGTTTTCCGTTACAGAGTCACCCCCACCTCCATATTCGAGGCTTTCCCCCAATGAAGAACACAAGCCACTGGGTAAGCGaccaacacaaagacaaactctgtGGCACCTGAACAACGCCTTGCATCTCATCCTGTGttattgattttcatttggatttgatattaatatttgataGGTTGCAGAGCTGTAATTACTTGATTCTTGTATTTTTAATCATCAGAAGTAAATATGAGTCTTTTGTTCCGTTGCGACAGAAAGAAACAGGCATACGAGCAATGTGGAGAATTTTAATGGCTGTAGCTGGGCACAGTTAGAAGCTAACTGCATGGTAGCTTTGAGATGAGACCTGGGCCAGCATGTGGCATAATGTCAGCATGCCAGCCAGAGCCAGTGTGGGCAATATGGTGTGGGCAGTATGTACTGTGGGCTGCTGGGACTCTGGAGCCTGGCTGCGAGCTGGGGCTGCAAGCCTGAGTACAGCTGAGGTTTCTGCTGGCATTTGGTGGAGGGTGTCATCAGGTGAAGCCTGTCAGGGAAGTTGCCAGGTTATCCACTGTGGGGATGAAGCCCAACATGGTGTtaattgttttgaatttgatAGGAAATAAGAATCATTGTCAGACGTACACAGGAGTAACCACTTTGTTAGGAGAAGCAGATGATACTGTCAGAAAACGGAGGGctaatttctgttttattcctCCACAGATCTGTCAGACTCCACATTGTCTTACACTGAAACTGAGGCCGCCAGCTCACCAAACACACCGGGGGAATTCTCAGGTGGGTGTGTTACTCCAACCGTTGTCAGTCTCCATATAAGGAGTTTATATCCGAAATGTTTCACTCTGATGATAGACATAAATGATTACCAAAGGTTTATCAACCCAGAAGAGCCCGTCTGTAAATACTGAAGCCAATTTTACGTTGTAACTGTTCTTGGTATGCTGTATAATTTAGCATTATATGTGATGCATAgaagtgagtgtgtttatggGATATTTGATGTTAATATTTCAACAACTTGATAGTTTGAGTAATAAAAGACATGTTCATTTCTACACAAACAAGTACTTGCATGAACTTGATTTTCGAGTAAGAATAATACAAACTAGTAAGCAATTTATCAATCATTCATGCCAGaaccttgtttttctttaaatggcTGGAATTAAGATCCTCTCCCAGTGTTCTTTAATAACAGTTCAGAGCTCCACTCTGTGTAGCTGTTGAGTGTATCTGGATGAATGCGCACATTTTCAATGGTAATTTCATTTAGATGTTGTTCTTTATTCTTTCTCATTAAGGGCCATTATGAACAGTCCCGGCTTTTAAGATAAAGGTTTCATTGTGAGCGGTGCAGAGGTTCAGCGGGGCGTGTGCGTTGGCCACAGAGCTGGGCTcccctcctctgtttttctttcagaaatATTTGAGTGGGATCAAACTGTAATAAGATCCAAGCtcactcagaaacacacaagcacacatagctgtgcacatgcatgtgcatgtgcacgaACACTCACACGTACAACTCTATCTAGCCTGGCTGTAAGTGGGCTGCAGGGAGGGGTGGGTTCAGGGAAATGGAGTTGCTCCTGTGAATGGGGCCACACCAGAGGAAGTGAGTAGAAACAGTCCTGTCCtctgatttgaaatgaaactcTCCTTTCTCATGGCAAAGAGTTAAGCACGCCTCCCACCTCCTTGCTAGGGCCACAGCCAGCATGCATAGTATCGTGTGGACAGGGGGAGTCAGAGCCCTCCTTTTGGAGCTCGCTGTTAAAGTTCCTGCCATGGCTCCGAGGCCTCGACACTGAGGAGTTGACATGGCTACCTGGCAGTGAAGTATTCAGTCAGCGAGGGCCCCCTCCTCCCCGGTACACATGCTGTCACCACCTCAGCATGGCTCTGCGACACTCCCTGAGTCAACAAATGAGGGGCTTGTCAGAGCCCGCACCACAATTCCTCAGAGACTGTGGTGAGGAGGGAGGATCTAGACATGCTAGGCTTTGGTTTCTTCCAACTGTGTTGCTGCTTGTAGAGGCCAGGTCGCTCTGCAGCGGCTGTGACACACTCAGCAACTtggaaaagggaaagagaatGACCAGCACTCTGCGGGGTGTCAGTTTTCTGTGCTGCGAGTTAATTTGTGTAGTCAATTCGTCTCTGATCGTGTTGCATTTAGACTGCGTGACAGTTCTTTGATTTTAGATACAAAAAGAGTGTCCAGGTtgagtgaaagaaaacatgagcaTGATGCAGAATCCCTACTAAGTATTTCACCCAGTTTTGCCAAACCAGGAGCCTGAAGTCTCCTGCTTATTTCTGCTTTAGCATGCAGGCCTGTAGTGCATATTTTCAGGTTATCCTGTGCTGAATGCGTGTAGCTGGAGATGACTTTCCCTGTGAATCTCCCCCTCAGCACGAGTAGAGAGGGCGTGTAACCAGAGTTGTATGGGATCCAGACTCCACCCCTCGTGCAGGAACAAGTAAACCTCTTAAAAGCAAGTCTGGGGGGCactgggtgggtgggtgtgttggAGTCAAATAATCATCTTCAGTCTGCAGCCTGGGGCTACATAAATACCCACTGAGCAGCACACAATGGAAGAGAAACTGATCAGAGGGGATGGTTTTGTAGACAAGCTTGTTCTACCGCTTCAGTCAGTGTCGAGAAGATATCATTTCATGGAAATGTGAAAAGTAGCTTTCCTGCTGCTTTGCATCACTTGGTACCATGTTAATACAAAAATAAGCCTTGAAATCAATACTCTTTATAGTGTTATGTTAATGTTAGAGTTAAGCTTAGATTGCTTCCTCTGGCAGATTCTTAcagttgtttaaaaatgttcttaagCATGCAGCCTTAAAAAGCTTCCTCACGtgcacattattttattaatttattaaccTTAATACTCATACTTTTAGTTACTGTGTGGCACATTTGGAATATGCCCaattatttattcaaacattgCTGTGTCACAAACACCGGCACCAGGCAttctgtggtgtgttttttaCGTCACGAGAGGGCACAGCTTTGCAATAGTAGCTCAGTGCTGTGTGTGAGGGAATGTGGCTGTGCTGGTGTCTGTCCACACACCTGTTTCCTCACAGCCTGGGCCTGGTTGTGTGGTCATCAGAGTGAAGCTCTTTGAAGCAGGTCTCATTGCTTCCTGTATGACTGTCTGAGGGGGTGTTTTCCCCCTACACACTAACTTCATTATGTCACTTATATTGTCTCTGACA
This genomic interval from Paralichthys olivaceus isolate ysfri-2021 chromosome 7, ASM2471397v2, whole genome shotgun sequence contains the following:
- the smad6b gene encoding mothers against decapentaplegic homolog 6b, with the protein product MFRTKRSGLVRRLWRSRLIPDREGEDGNGQTGEGCRDDLFGNNPEKIPKTELRPMTPSGSHAGDTGGVCTRSPAESRGSGVTSDQDGGAVCVQEQGSPRSVQDSECRTVTCCLFKDRDHSELRGPETAQGTADPGSCHFALRSLAPRNSGAPEAQEAMPRTVLDQELKSATYSLLKRLKERALDTLLEAVESRGGMPSDCVMIARTELRLGGHVASPQLLVCKLYRWSDLQHSAQLKPLCECKSFGALDSPTVCCNPFHYSRLCGPESPPPPYSRLSPNEEHKPLDLSDSTLSYTETEAASSPNTPGEFSDASMSPDAPKQSHWCNVAYWEHRTRVGRLYTVYEHSVSIFYDLPQGTGFCLGQLNLEHRSSTVQRTRGKIGYGILLSKEPDGVWAYNRSEHPIFVNSPTLDMPNSRTLVVRKVMPGYSIKVFDYERSCLLRHTTEADLLDGPYDPNSVRISFAKGWGPCYSRQFITSCPCWLEILLNNHR